The Pseudomonas allokribbensis genome has a window encoding:
- a CDS encoding LysR family transcriptional regulator gives MLRELKTFLAVAQHGTFAAAGLHVGLTQSAVSAQIRNLEQTLGVRLFDRTGRQAILNPAGQRAVPMAQEMLATFSRMAISEDASEFRGELRIGAVATAQTGLLPQALLRLRQQAPGVEPKLVPGVSLNLLSQVDAGEVDLAIMIKPPFELPKELSAQVMRREPFVLIVPPGVEGNDPLQLLVEHPHVRYDRNSFGGRLVTRFLREQRIDVQVALELDELEAIVKMVECGLGVSLLPKAGLWLEHPLKVRVIELGELTFYREMVLLQRYSQRRQPIQQLFARCLESQA, from the coding sequence ATGCTGCGTGAACTCAAGACCTTTCTGGCGGTGGCGCAGCACGGTACGTTTGCCGCGGCGGGCTTGCATGTCGGCCTGACGCAATCGGCGGTCAGCGCGCAGATCCGCAATCTGGAACAGACTTTGGGTGTGCGCCTATTTGATCGCACCGGCCGTCAGGCAATTCTCAATCCGGCAGGGCAGCGCGCCGTACCGATGGCGCAGGAAATGCTCGCCACCTTCAGCCGCATGGCGATCAGTGAGGACGCCAGCGAGTTTCGCGGCGAGCTGAGAATCGGCGCCGTGGCGACCGCACAGACCGGGCTGTTGCCTCAGGCCTTGCTGCGCTTGCGCCAACAGGCACCGGGCGTGGAGCCGAAACTGGTGCCGGGTGTGTCGTTGAACCTGCTGAGCCAGGTGGATGCCGGGGAGGTCGATCTGGCGATCATGATCAAGCCGCCGTTCGAATTGCCCAAGGAGCTGTCGGCGCAGGTGATGCGGCGCGAGCCGTTCGTGCTGATCGTGCCGCCCGGCGTCGAGGGAAACGATCCGCTGCAACTGCTGGTCGAGCATCCTCACGTGCGTTATGACCGCAACTCGTTTGGTGGACGGCTGGTGACGCGGTTTCTGCGTGAGCAGCGGATAGATGTCCAAGTAGCGCTGGAGCTGGATGAGCTGGAAGCGATCGTGAAGATGGTCGAGTGCGGGCTCGGCGTTTCATTGCTGCCCAAGGCCGGGTTGTGGCTTGAGCATCCGCTGAAGGTGAGGGTGATCGAATTGGGTGAGCTGACGTTCTATCGGGAGATGGTGCTGTTGCAGCGTTATAGCCAGCGCCGTCAGCCGATTCAGCAGTTGTTCGCCCGTTGCCTGGAATCGCAGGCATGA
- a CDS encoding acetoacetate decarboxylase, with product MSKRFTEVEFGSHKVEVPEGGYYDRFRMNPNLDEVARDKAAGNIDFFRRIPKQQVASRVGPTWAPNFYYRSGSVQLLFLAPLDRLRATLPAPLEPLRAFPGYGLVALTFFSYSVCDNDPYDEVSVAIVVRRPGAQGSHALELMDAMRRRSFTAHVLALPVNTEIARVRGVHGYQLPKWRADINVNIGTSVSARIDGPKGLPDLVLKAPLPTLKNVTPQSRMSTATMIHQVDGLWHQSVVQSNTLSFAQRLFPRDVQLDRNGGPLSQLLDGLGASRILRLDVIKDAQIVLNLPVPLTAFGQVGVTPREAAK from the coding sequence ATGAGCAAGCGCTTTACAGAAGTCGAATTCGGATCGCACAAGGTCGAGGTGCCGGAGGGCGGCTACTACGACCGTTTTCGTATGAACCCCAATCTCGACGAAGTGGCCCGGGACAAGGCTGCCGGCAATATCGACTTCTTCCGGCGCATTCCCAAGCAGCAGGTCGCTTCGAGAGTCGGCCCGACCTGGGCGCCGAACTTCTATTACCGTTCCGGCAGCGTGCAGTTGCTGTTCCTGGCGCCGCTGGACCGTCTGCGCGCTACCTTGCCTGCGCCGCTTGAACCGCTGCGGGCATTTCCCGGTTATGGGCTGGTGGCGCTGACATTTTTCTCCTACTCGGTTTGCGACAACGACCCGTACGACGAAGTCTCCGTGGCGATTGTCGTGCGCCGCCCCGGTGCCCAAGGCTCCCACGCGCTGGAACTGATGGACGCCATGCGCCGGCGCAGCTTCACCGCCCATGTGCTGGCGCTGCCGGTGAACACCGAAATCGCCCGGGTGCGCGGCGTGCACGGCTATCAACTGCCCAAGTGGCGCGCCGACATCAACGTGAACATCGGCACCAGCGTCAGCGCCCGTATTGACGGGCCCAAGGGCCTGCCGGACCTGGTCCTGAAAGCGCCGCTGCCGACCCTGAAAAACGTTACGCCGCAATCGCGCATGAGCACCGCCACCATGATTCATCAGGTCGATGGCCTGTGGCATCAGAGCGTGGTGCAGAGCAACACACTATCCTTTGCCCAACGCCTGTTTCCGCGCGATGTGCAGCTGGATCGCAACGGCGGCCCCCTGAGCCAGTTGCTCGATGGCCTCGGGGCTTCGCGGATCCTGCGTCTGGACGTGATCAAGGACGCCCAGATCGTGCTCAACCTGCCCGTGCCGCTGACGGCGTTCGGTCAGGTCGGTGTCACCCCAAGAGAGGCTGCCAAATGA
- a CDS encoding (2Fe-2S)-binding protein codes for MLTLNINGKDQELDVPADMPLLWVLRDVAHLTGTKFGCGMAQCGACTVHVDGAPLRSCITPATAVAHGQKILTIEGLSTDGSHPVQQAWAELDVVQCGYCQSGQIMSAAALLAKIPKPTDSDIDQALSGNICRCGTYPRIRAAVKRAAEIG; via the coding sequence ATGCTGACCTTGAACATCAATGGCAAGGATCAGGAGCTCGATGTCCCCGCGGACATGCCGTTGCTCTGGGTTCTGCGCGATGTCGCGCACCTGACCGGCACCAAGTTCGGTTGCGGCATGGCCCAGTGCGGGGCCTGCACCGTGCATGTCGATGGCGCACCGCTGCGCTCGTGCATCACGCCGGCCACCGCCGTCGCCCATGGCCAGAAAATCCTCACCATCGAAGGTCTTTCGACCGACGGCTCGCACCCGGTGCAACAGGCCTGGGCCGAACTGGACGTGGTGCAGTGCGGTTACTGCCAGTCCGGGCAGATCATGTCCGCCGCCGCGTTGCTGGCGAAGATCCCAAAACCCACCGACAGCGATATCGATCAGGCGCTCTCCGGCAACATCTGCCGTTGCGGTACCTACCCGAGAATCCGCGCGGCGGTCAAACGTGCCGCTGAAATCGGTTAA
- a CDS encoding xanthine dehydrogenase family protein molybdopterin-binding subunit gives MNSPVSRRGFLKGSAVLGGGLVVAFVVPGGNRFATAAENEGKAFAPNAFLRIAPDNSVTVLLGHSEMGQGIWTGLTMLIAEELDADWSKIRVEHSPASAADYGMPAFGGMQITGGSTSTWMEFDRYRLAGATARQMLIEAAAKRFNVAPSTIRTESGVVIAGDNRATYGELADAAGQLPVPDPKSITFKEAKDWKVIGKPTRRLDTPEKITGRAKFGMDVQFDGLMTAMVARAPVFGATVKSFEGAQALAVPGVHKVVQVPTGVAVIADHYWAAKLGRDALKVDWDLGPHADLSSEKLLESFRKLAATPGISASQAGDAKGGFGKAAKKIDVEYSVPYLAHAPMEPLNCTVKISADKCEIWTGTQFQTLDQMVAGKITGLKPEQVEIHTEFLGGGFGRRANPTSDFVAEAVQVAKAAAMPVKTVWSREDDIRGGYYRSAFLHRARIGLGADGMPLAWQHVLVGQSIMAGTMLEKTMVKNGVDQTSVEGVSDSPYITGLANHQVDLHSPTTGINVLWLRSVGHSHTAFVMESLIDEMAAAAGKDPVEYRRTLLKDHARHLGVLNLAVEKANWKAPLPDGHALGVAVHESFGSYVAQVAEVSQDNLKIRVHRVVCAVDCGIAVNPQSIAAQMESCITFGLGMALHSKLTLKDGRVVQSNYHDYQVLRLNEMPVVEVHIVPSTDKPGGIGEAGVPPTAPAVANAVFALTGQRLRELPLQLSGV, from the coding sequence ATGAACAGTCCTGTATCCCGTCGCGGATTTCTCAAGGGCAGTGCCGTGCTTGGCGGTGGTCTCGTCGTGGCGTTCGTGGTGCCCGGTGGCAACCGGTTTGCCACAGCGGCGGAAAATGAAGGCAAGGCATTTGCGCCGAACGCGTTCCTGCGGATTGCGCCGGACAACAGCGTCACCGTGCTGCTCGGCCATTCGGAAATGGGCCAGGGCATCTGGACCGGCCTGACCATGCTGATCGCCGAAGAGCTGGACGCCGACTGGTCGAAGATCCGCGTCGAGCACTCGCCGGCCTCGGCTGCCGATTACGGCATGCCGGCGTTTGGCGGGATGCAGATCACCGGCGGCTCCACTTCAACCTGGATGGAATTCGACCGTTACCGACTCGCAGGCGCTACGGCGCGGCAGATGCTGATCGAGGCGGCGGCCAAGCGTTTCAACGTGGCGCCGTCGACGATCCGCACCGAATCCGGCGTGGTGATTGCCGGCGACAACCGCGCCACTTACGGCGAACTGGCGGACGCCGCCGGGCAACTGCCGGTGCCGGATCCGAAGTCGATTACCTTCAAGGAAGCCAAGGACTGGAAAGTCATCGGCAAACCCACCAGACGCCTCGACACCCCGGAGAAAATCACCGGCCGTGCGAAGTTCGGCATGGACGTGCAGTTCGACGGACTGATGACGGCGATGGTCGCGCGCGCCCCGGTGTTCGGCGCCACGGTGAAATCCTTTGAAGGTGCGCAGGCACTGGCCGTTCCCGGCGTGCACAAAGTGGTGCAGGTGCCGACCGGCGTGGCGGTGATCGCCGATCATTACTGGGCGGCGAAACTGGGGCGCGATGCGCTGAAGGTTGACTGGGATCTGGGGCCGCACGCGGATCTCAGCAGCGAAAAGCTGCTGGAGAGCTTCCGCAAACTCGCCGCCACACCGGGTATTTCCGCCAGTCAGGCCGGTGATGCCAAGGGCGGCTTTGGCAAAGCAGCGAAGAAAATCGATGTCGAGTACAGCGTGCCTTATCTGGCTCATGCGCCGATGGAACCGCTGAACTGCACGGTGAAGATCAGCGCCGACAAGTGCGAGATCTGGACCGGCACCCAGTTTCAGACGCTGGACCAAATGGTTGCCGGCAAGATCACCGGATTGAAACCGGAGCAGGTGGAAATTCATACCGAATTCCTTGGCGGTGGTTTCGGTCGGCGGGCCAACCCGACGTCGGACTTTGTCGCCGAAGCGGTGCAGGTGGCGAAGGCCGCCGCGATGCCGGTGAAAACCGTGTGGTCGCGGGAGGATGATATCCGGGGCGGTTATTACCGTTCGGCGTTTTTGCATCGGGCCAGGATTGGGCTGGGAGCCGATGGCATGCCGCTGGCGTGGCAGCATGTGCTGGTCGGGCAGTCGATCATGGCCGGCACCATGCTGGAAAAAACCATGGTCAAGAACGGCGTCGATCAGACGTCGGTCGAGGGTGTGTCTGACAGTCCGTACATTACAGGCCTCGCCAATCATCAGGTCGATCTGCATTCGCCAACCACCGGGATCAACGTGTTGTGGCTGCGCTCCGTGGGTCATAGCCACACGGCGTTTGTCATGGAATCGCTGATCGATGAAATGGCCGCGGCGGCGGGCAAGGACCCGGTGGAGTACCGGCGAACCTTGCTCAAGGATCACGCCCGGCATCTCGGCGTGTTGAATCTGGCGGTGGAAAAGGCCAACTGGAAAGCGCCGCTGCCGGACGGGCATGCATTGGGCGTGGCGGTGCACGAGTCGTTCGGCAGTTACGTGGCGCAAGTCGCCGAGGTGTCGCAGGACAATCTGAAGATCCGCGTGCACCGGGTGGTGTGTGCGGTGGATTGCGGGATTGCGGTCAACCCGCAGAGCATCGCGGCGCAGATGGAATCGTGCATCACCTTCGGCCTGGGCATGGCGTTGCACAGCAAGCTGACGCTCAAGGACGGCCGTGTCGTGCAGTCCAACTATCACGACTATCAAGTGCTGCGCCTGAACGAGATGCCGGTGGTCGAAGTGCACATCGTGCCGAGCACGGACAAGCCCGGCGGCATCGGCGAGGCCGGTGTGCCGCCGACTGCACCAGCGGTGGCCAACGCGGTGTTCGCCCTGACCGGGCAGCGTCTGCGGGAACTGCCGCTGCAACTGTCGGGGGTGTGA
- a CDS encoding VOC family protein, giving the protein MPLSPFHLAIPVYDLAAARHFYREVFGLEEGRSSDHWVDFNFFGHQLVIHLAPKNASQEAAHTNAVDGHDVPVPHFGVVLGMEEWHALAERLKSLGTRFVIEPGIRFQGLVGEQATMFLFDPCGNALEFKAFKDIGQLFAK; this is encoded by the coding sequence ATGCCACTCAGCCCCTTCCATCTGGCCATTCCCGTGTATGACCTCGCCGCCGCCCGGCATTTTTACCGTGAAGTGTTTGGCCTCGAAGAGGGTCGTTCCAGCGATCACTGGGTCGATTTCAACTTCTTCGGCCATCAACTGGTGATTCACCTGGCGCCGAAAAACGCCTCGCAGGAAGCCGCCCACACCAACGCCGTGGACGGACACGACGTCCCGGTGCCGCATTTCGGTGTGGTGCTGGGGATGGAGGAATGGCACGCCCTGGCCGAACGCCTGAAATCACTGGGCACGCGGTTCGTGATCGAGCCGGGGATTCGTTTTCAGGGATTGGTGGGCGAACAGGCCACGATGTTTTTGTTCGACCCCTGCGGGAACGCCCTGGAGTTCAAGGCGTTCAAGGACATCGGACAGTTGTTTGCCAAATAA
- a CDS encoding sensor domain-containing diguanylate cyclase: MLVPGKPVNEAARVQALYGLNLLDSAPEERFDRLTRLARRLFNVPIALVTLVDKDRQWFKSCVGLDATETPRDVSFCGHAILKDELLLVPDARQDVRFHDNPLVIGDPNIRFYAGYPLTVPNGNKMGTLCLIDTKPRELDDEERDLLRDLAGMAEQELMAVQMASMDELTLLSNRRGFMMLAQHALDACARMGKPATLLFFDLNDFKQINDLYGHAEGDSALKTFADVLRIAFRESDVVGRLGGDEFVALLTGSSHIETTAIMARLKEILEERNATLHRGYAIRFSVGQIEYDPRRHDTVDKLLADADGAMYAHKQALKRI; the protein is encoded by the coding sequence ATGCTGGTGCCAGGCAAACCCGTCAATGAAGCGGCTCGAGTGCAAGCGCTGTATGGATTGAACCTCCTCGATTCCGCCCCCGAAGAACGCTTCGATCGTCTGACTCGATTGGCCAGGCGGCTGTTCAACGTACCGATCGCGCTGGTGACGCTGGTGGACAAGGATCGGCAGTGGTTCAAGTCCTGCGTAGGCCTGGACGCGACCGAAACCCCACGGGACGTTTCGTTCTGCGGCCATGCGATTCTCAAGGATGAATTGCTGCTGGTGCCCGATGCCCGTCAGGACGTGCGTTTTCACGACAATCCTTTGGTGATCGGCGACCCGAATATCCGCTTCTACGCCGGTTATCCGCTGACCGTGCCCAACGGCAACAAGATGGGCACCTTGTGCCTGATCGACACCAAGCCCCGGGAACTCGACGACGAAGAGCGTGACTTGCTGCGCGATCTCGCCGGGATGGCCGAGCAGGAGCTGATGGCCGTGCAGATGGCGAGCATGGACGAGCTGACGCTGTTGTCCAACCGACGCGGGTTCATGATGCTGGCCCAGCATGCGCTGGATGCCTGCGCACGGATGGGTAAGCCGGCGACGCTGCTGTTTTTCGACCTCAACGACTTCAAGCAGATCAACGACCTCTACGGTCATGCCGAGGGCGACAGCGCGCTCAAGACCTTCGCCGATGTGTTGCGTATTGCCTTTCGTGAGAGCGACGTGGTCGGGCGGTTGGGAGGCGATGAGTTCGTGGCGCTGCTGACCGGTTCCAGCCACATCGAAACCACGGCGATCATGGCGCGACTCAAGGAAATCCTCGAAGAGCGCAATGCCACGTTGCATAGGGGTTATGCGATTCGCTTCAGTGTCGGCCAGATCGAGTACGACCCACGGCGGCATGACACCGTGGATAAGCTGCTGGCGGATGCGGATGGGGCGATGTATGCCCACAAGCAAGCCCTGAAGCGAATCTGA
- a CDS encoding alpha/beta fold hydrolase gives MGYVTTKDGVEIFYKDWGPKDAPVIHFHHGWPLSADDWDAQMLFFLAQGFRVVAHDRRGHGRSSQVWDGHDMDHYADDVAAVVNHLGTQKAVHVGHSTGGGEVIHYIARHGEDRVSKAAIISAVPPLMVKTESNSGGLPKSVFDDLQAQLAANRAQFYHDVPAGPFYGYNRPGAKPSEAVVLNWWRQGMMGGAKAHYDGIVAFSQTDFTADLKSISIPVLVMHGDDDQIVPYENAGVLSAKLLKNSTLKIYPGFPHGMPTTEAPTINADLLAFIRG, from the coding sequence ATGGGCTATGTCACAACGAAAGACGGCGTCGAGATCTTCTACAAGGACTGGGGTCCGAAAGACGCCCCGGTGATCCATTTCCATCACGGCTGGCCGCTCAGCGCGGACGACTGGGATGCGCAGATGCTGTTCTTCCTCGCTCAGGGCTTCCGGGTCGTGGCCCACGACCGACGGGGTCACGGGCGTTCGAGCCAGGTCTGGGACGGTCACGACATGGATCACTACGCCGACGACGTGGCGGCGGTGGTCAATCATCTGGGGACGCAGAAAGCCGTGCATGTCGGCCACTCCACCGGTGGCGGCGAAGTCATCCATTACATCGCCCGGCATGGCGAGGATCGGGTCTCCAAAGCCGCAATCATCAGCGCGGTGCCGCCGCTGATGGTGAAAACCGAAAGCAATTCGGGGGGTCTTCCAAAGTCGGTGTTCGACGATCTTCAGGCCCAATTGGCGGCCAATCGTGCGCAGTTCTATCACGATGTGCCGGCCGGTCCGTTCTATGGCTACAACCGGCCCGGGGCCAAGCCTTCGGAGGCCGTAGTCCTGAACTGGTGGCGCCAAGGGATGATGGGCGGCGCCAAGGCGCACTACGACGGGATCGTTGCTTTCTCGCAGACCGACTTCACCGCCGACCTGAAAAGCATCTCGATCCCGGTGCTGGTGATGCACGGCGATGACGACCAGATCGTGCCCTATGAAAACGCCGGTGTGCTGTCAGCGAAATTGCTGAAGAACAGCACGCTGAAGATTTATCCGGGCTTCCCTCACGGGATGCCGACCACAGAAGCGCCAACGATCAACGCGGATCTGCTGGCCTTTATTCGCGGCTGA
- a CDS encoding type 1 glutamine amidotransferase domain-containing protein, with protein sequence MTRRILHVVTNVAHYVDPTEPTGLWLGELTHAWQVFAEKGFEQRLVSPRGGRSPLEPRALKWPMLDRSAKAWLNDPASMALLANTASPEQIDSADYDAIYFTGGHAVMWDFPDDPGLQRLTREIFERGGIVSSVCHGYCGLLNTRLSDGSLLVAGRKVTGYSWMEEVLAGVAKKVPYDSEQQMKDRGARYEKAFLPFTSNVVTDGKLVTGQNPQSAKATAQQVAAML encoded by the coding sequence ATGACACGTCGAATCCTGCACGTCGTGACCAATGTCGCCCACTATGTCGACCCGACCGAACCCACCGGGTTATGGCTCGGGGAGTTGACCCATGCCTGGCAGGTGTTCGCGGAAAAAGGCTTCGAGCAGCGACTGGTCAGCCCCAGGGGCGGGCGGAGTCCACTGGAGCCTCGGGCATTGAAGTGGCCGATGCTCGACCGCTCGGCCAAGGCCTGGCTGAACGATCCGGCGAGCATGGCGCTGCTGGCGAACACCGCCAGCCCGGAGCAGATCGACAGCGCGGATTACGACGCCATCTATTTCACCGGCGGGCACGCGGTGATGTGGGACTTTCCCGACGACCCCGGCCTGCAACGGCTGACCCGGGAGATCTTCGAGCGCGGCGGGATCGTTTCGTCGGTCTGTCATGGTTATTGCGGGTTGCTCAATACGCGGTTGTCGGACGGCAGCCTGCTGGTGGCGGGGCGCAAGGTCACCGGTTACTCGTGGATGGAAGAAGTGCTGGCCGGTGTCGCGAAAAAAGTGCCGTACGACTCCGAGCAACAGATGAAGGATCGCGGGGCGCGCTACGAAAAGGCGTTTCTGCCATTCACCTCGAATGTGGTGACCGACGGCAAACTGGTGACCGGACAGAACCCGCAATCGGCCAAAGCCACGGCGCAACAAGTAGCCGCGATGCTGTAG